Proteins encoded within one genomic window of Rhinoderma darwinii isolate aRhiDar2 chromosome 5, aRhiDar2.hap1, whole genome shotgun sequence:
- the LRRC61 gene encoding leucine-rich repeat-containing protein 61 has translation MESRSNKDQNSDQARITPEMLKSRTGEFDLESILFLKLRNLGLQELGCIGQCLNLERLDLSNNHVTHLAPLSSLKQMVALNLSCNRISTLEPLASCDNLQTLNVAGNLLCSIENLQCLKGLRRLESIRLRDPVYNLSNPLCANGSYRHAVLETIPSARVIDGERVTGSGSDLYHLCKDIDNSLKRFIGNGALEVSGAVKPWVEEGFWDLKPAHSSIIEETYKQFNDILQECKELSKRADDAIAQAERTLNGRSDTNSYVF, from the coding sequence ATGGAATCCAGGAGCAACAAAGATCAGAACTCGGACCAGGCCAGGATCACCCCCGAGATGCTGAAGTCGAGGACCGGGGAGTTTGACCTGGAGTCCATCCTGTTCCTGAAGCTGAGGAATCTGGGACTGCAGGAGCTGGGCTGTATAGGACAATGCTTGAACCTGGAACGTTTAGACCTCTCCAATAACCACGTCACCCACCTGGCCCCCTTGTCCTCTCTCAAGCAGATGGTGGCCTTAAATCTTTCCTGCAACCGGATCTCGACCTTGGAGCCACTGGCGTCCTGTGACAACCTGCAGACCCTAAACGTGGCCGGAAATCTACTGTGTAGCATTGAGAACTTGCAGTGTCTGAAGGGTCTCCGTAGGTTGGAGAGCATCCGCCTTCGGGACCCCGTGTATAACTTGAGCAACCCCTTGTGTGCCAACGGCTCGTACAGACATGCCGTGCTGGAAACTATCCCCAGCGCCCGAGTCATTGATGGTGAGAGGGTCACCGGTTCCGGGAGTGACCTTTACCACCTGTGTAAAGACATTGACAATTCCTTAAAGAGGTTCATCGGCAATGGGGCCCTGGAGGTCTCCGGGGCCGTCAAACCTTGGGTAGAAGAGGGATTCTGGGACCTGAAGCCGGCGCATAGCTCAATAATCGAAGAAACCTATAAACAATTTAATGATATTCTACAAGAGTGTAAGGAGCTGAGCAAGAGGGCGGACGACGCCATCGCCCAGGCCGAAAGAACGCTCAACGGAAGGAGCGACACCAACTCCTATGTGTTCTGA